DNA from Sulfurimonas xiamenensis:
CAATCACCTCAACTCTATTTGTACCTATCTCTTCTTCTAGTTCACGAAAAAGAGCTTCTATGACCTCTTCTCCTTCATCTATTCCGCCTTGAGGAAATTGCCACACATCCCTTAAATCATTTCTCTGCGCCAAAAATATCTCTTTTTTTTGCGGATAAGTGTCGGACACAATAATCATTGCGACATTAGGTCGATATAAATCTTTTTTACTCATAGCTTCACTTAAATATAGATTTTGAGAGATTTGAATTATAAAATTATACAAGACTAGCAATTAAAGTAACCTAATTTTTACTATTTTATAATGCGCTTCTACTTACTCAAAATAATAAAAATCCAACTATTAAAAAAAATCAAATAAAGCTATAATTCTCAACTTAACTAAGGAGGGGTTTGTGCTACTTTATATACATATTCCATTTTGTGATTCTAAATGTTACTATTGCGCTTTTAACTCCTATGTAGACAAGTTTCATCTAAAAGAGCACTACATGGAAGCTCTTTGTACCCAGCTTCAATTTGAATTAAAAAGATTTAACATCACATCCAAAGAGATAGAATCAATTTTTATCGGCGGCGGAACACCCTCTACGGTTGCACCGGCACTGTACAAAAAAATATTTGACGCTCTAAAACCCTACTTAAAAGATAATATTGAGATAACAAGCGAAGCCAATCCAAACAGTGCAACTGCAGAGTGGCTTGAGGGGATGTTTAAACTTGGGGTTAATCGTATAAGTTTTGGGGTACAAAGTTTTGATAAAGATAAACTCAAACTTCTAAATCGTTCACATGGCGCTGTGCAGGCAGTAGAAGCTGTTTTAAATGCCAAAAAGATTGGTTTTAAAAATATCTCAATTGATCTTATTTATGCTACACTCAATGACACAAAAAAGCTTTTAGAAAATGATTTGAGTACCGCTTTTTCTCTGCCGATAAACCATTTAAGTGCTTACGCTTTAACGATTGAAGAGGGTACTTTATTTGAATCAAAACCTTATATGTCAAAAGAGAAACTAGGATTAACATCTTGGTTTTTCAAAAAAATAACTGATTTTGGCTTTAATCAATACGAAATCAGTAACTTTGGCTCTTACCAAAGCACTCACAATCTTGGATACTGGGAGTATAAAGATTATATAGGCCTCGGAAGCGGAGCTGTTGGCAAACTTGGCTTAAAAAGATACTATCCAACCACATGCATTGAAGATTATATAAAAAATCCGCTCGATATTAGAAGCGAATTATTAACACTCGAAGATAAAAAAATTGAACAGATTTTTTTAGGATTGCGTTCGTGTGTAGGAGTTTGTAAAGATCTGCTCAATAAAGAAGAGTTAAAAAAAGCAAAACTTCTAGTTGATGAAAAAAAACTGCTCTTTAAGAATGATACTTTTTATAACATCGACTATCTTTTAGCAGATGAGATTACACTCTTTATATCCTAGTTTAATTATTCTTTAGATAGAATCTTGTTTTTATAATAATTTTGAGGATTTTTTATGTTTGGTATGG
Protein-coding regions in this window:
- the hemW gene encoding radical SAM family heme chaperone HemW; this encodes MLLYIHIPFCDSKCYYCAFNSYVDKFHLKEHYMEALCTQLQFELKRFNITSKEIESIFIGGGTPSTVAPALYKKIFDALKPYLKDNIEITSEANPNSATAEWLEGMFKLGVNRISFGVQSFDKDKLKLLNRSHGAVQAVEAVLNAKKIGFKNISIDLIYATLNDTKKLLENDLSTAFSLPINHLSAYALTIEEGTLFESKPYMSKEKLGLTSWFFKKITDFGFNQYEISNFGSYQSTHNLGYWEYKDYIGLGSGAVGKLGLKRYYPTTCIEDYIKNPLDIRSELLTLEDKKIEQIFLGLRSCVGVCKDLLNKEELKKAKLLVDEKKLLFKNDTFYNIDYLLADEITLFIS